GCACAAAAATTCATATAGTAAATTATCACATGGAATTACAAATATCATTTTAATGATTCTTCTAGCTGTCGGAGGAGTACTGTTGATTACATTTTTTAGCTACTTTTTTAATTATTTAGCTAATAATAGTTTAAGTATACTATTGAATGAAAGAGGTTCTTTACTTTCGGCAGGATGTTTACTTCTTGCATCACAAATAGCAGGTTTTTCTGTGATAGCCTCTATAAATAATGCAAAAGAAATTGAGGCTAGGAATGAGAAGTTGGTAGAAATAAAAGAACACAAAATAATTTTAACTTACTATCAAGCTCTTCACTTTGAGATGAAACATCATCGAGAAGAAATGAAAGGTAATATGGATTTTATAAAAGATATAAAAACTATATCAAAATTGTATTATTCTTTATCTACTAAATATTACATTGAGATTTATAGTGAATTAATAGTAAAGTTAGAGAATATTGAACTTCATAAAACTACATCAGTTGAAATTTTATCTCATATTATGATATTTAAATCGTTTATTGCTACTCTTAAAAGACAAACTTACTTATTTGATAACTACGAACATAGTGAAATAGAATGTACTAAAGTGATAAGTGCATTTACTAAGGTATTGGATACTAGTGAAGGGGTGTTCGAAGTGATAAAAGAAGTTATTAGTATTTGTGAATCTAAACAAATAAAAGTTTAAGAGGATAGGTATCTTTAATACAAAAAAGTACTTTTTTAATAAGTTAATATGAAATATAATAGAAGGGCATTTAAGGATTGTTATTGATTCTTTTAATTAAAGAAGCGTTTTCTTTAACTCTTTTTTTCACTTTTATCATTAGCATCCACATCATCACGATCTTCATCCATATTCATAAAATAATCCATAGCTTTTTGCTCTTGATACTTCTTAAAACGATAAATAAAATAAATTGTAAGTGCAATATCTGCTAATATAAATAAAACAAATTCTATTTCCATTTTTTAACCTTGTATCAATAATATGTAGATGATTTTAACGTGGCAACTGAGGTGTAATTTTCATATTTGTATTTTACTCTAAGTTAAAATTTATTCCCTACACTTTTACACAAAAACCTCAAACTTAAATTAATAGAACTACAAAAAATAGCATATTGACATATGTCCGATAATCGGATAAAATAAAAGAAACTAGAGAGGTAAATATATTATGACAGCACCTGAAATGAGCAAATCATTTAATTTAGCAAGTAGTACAATTAATGACTGGAAAAAACCTAGTAGTAGAAAAAATAAATTATATAAATATTTAGAATCTTCATCTAGTCCACTAGTAAATAGTATAAGCTATTATAGTGGTACTGTTGCATTAAATTTATATGATTCCAAAGAGAGTGGAGATTGGCATAGTTCTATTGCTGTTAAATCTATAGAAACAGGACAGTCTAAGTCACCTTTTTTTATTATTAATAACAATTCAAAATTAAACACTATTGAATATTTAGGACTTGATGGTATTGTTGATTACTCAAAAGAAATTATTGAAATGGGTATTGAAAATTTTAACAATATTGTACTGGTAGCAAAGCCATATAGAGCTATTGCTGATATGCTTTTATATACTATTATTAATAATAGAAGTTCAAGTTTTATAGAAGTAGATAATTGGATTCCTCGTAGAAAAGAAAAACTAGAAATATTTAGAATTTTAGGAAATGCTAGAGATAAATTATCAAAAGTACAAAAAAAACAATTAACACAAATGAGAGCAGACTATGGAATTAACTAATATTGAAAAAGACCATTATTTATTTATGACTAGTATTGTTAAGTCATTGGCGGATACACCATATGTGTTAAAAGGGGGAACTGCATTAATGTTTGGATATGACTTAGATAGATTCTCAGAGGATTTAGATTTTGATTCTATAAAGAAGTTAAATTTAGAAACAAAGATTCGTGAGAGTTTGCCCCATGGCTTTGAAATAATAGCTATTACAAAACCAAAAGATACGGATACGGTGCAAAGGTATAAAGTTCATTATAAAACTTTAAATGGAAATAGAAGACTTAAAATAGAAACATCATATAGAACAAAAGAGATTGATATAAATGATTACACTTTAATAAAAGAGATGCAAATATATAATATTGATTTTCTTTTGGACAATAAACTTTTAGCATCACATGATGGACTTAGTCCAAGAACTACAGCACGAGATTTATATGATATTGATTTTATTGTTAAAAATTTTTCAGATGTAATCAATGATAGTTTTATAAGAAGGTTAAATGAATTTACCCTAGATAATAGTGCTTTATTAGAAAGGTTTGAAGATGCTTATAATGAAGATCTATTAGTCAATAGTAAAGTTGAATTGGATGATTTAATTATTAGATTATCTAAGAATATAAAACAACTATAATCCCCAGCACTCTAAAAACTATTAAAATAGATTATTTATTCTTGAAAATAATGCTTGTAGTTTAAATGATTTCTCAATTTTTATAAAATAATTCTATCTGCATATAAATAAATGGGATAGGCACCATTAATTTTAAAAGTGTACTTTCTTAATAAGTTAATATGAAATATAATAGAAGGGTACTTAAGGATTGTTATTGATTCTTTTAACTAAAGAAGCATTTTATTTAACTCTTTTTTTCACTTTTATCATTAGTTTTAGCATCAGTATCATCACTATCGTCATCCATATTCATAAAATAATCCATAGCTTTTTGTTCTTGATACTTCTTAAAACGATAAATAAAATAAATTGTAAGTGCAATATCTGCTAATATAAATAAAACAAATTCTATTTCCATTTTGTAACCTTGTATCAATAATATGTAGATGATTTTTTGTGAATTTTATAAGTGGTACCCGTACTCGGACTTGAACCGAGAAGACCGTGAAGTCACCGGATTTTGAATCCGGCGTGTTTACCAATTTCACCATACGGGCATGTGGATGAGATTATAAGAAATTTATACTTAAGTACTCTTTATATTTCAAAAGAATTTCATAAAAGATGATTTTTTACAATTAATTTAAAAATTAAAAACTTTCTAATTGAATATATACTAAAATACGAAAAGAAAGTCTTAATAAAGACTAAGAAGGTTAAACATGCATGACAAAAAACTATTAGAAGAAATAAAAACTATATACGCTTTAAATAAAAATATTAAAAGTATGGTCGATGATTTAGAACATAATGTAAATATTGCATATTGGGCAAATAAACTGTGCAGTGATGATTTTAATAATAATTTAGAAATCGCAGAAGCGTTATTTGATGAAGCAGTAGAAAATGCCAATGAGTTTAGAGACTATAAAGAGCTTGCTTTTTATGTGGGTAGAAGTTCTGGTATTAATGACAAAGACTGGGCAAAAGAATTACTTGATATTACGATTACCAAAATTACCAATGTTAGAGATTTAAGAAATTTAGCAGATGCTCTTGCTAATAAAGATTCTGGGTACACTGATGAAAATATAGCAGCTACTTTATACAAAGAATGTATACAAAAAGCTTCTAATGCTTATGGGTTTTATTGTATTGCCGATTCTTTATGTGATCCTTCTTTATTAAATGATAAGGACTGGGCAAAAGAACTGTATTTAAAGGCCATTGAGGTAGCACAAACGGCTGAAGAACTAACATGCATAGCAGATGCTATTGCTGATGAAGATGGTTATAATGATGAAACATGGGCAAATGAATTGCATGCAGTTGCTTATGAACATGAGAACCAAGAAAGTGAAAAGAAAAGCTAAACAATAGCTTTTCTTAAATAATTTTATAAATCTTCATTATAAAGATATAAAGTTAGGCTTATTAAGTAAACTGTAAACTAAGATTTTGTACATTACGGTTTAAGAATAGGAAAATTATGAATATAATAATACAAGAAATATACAAAGCGAATAAAGAAAAAGAAAAAGATCTTCAAATACTTCTCACGAAACTTCTTTTTTCTTCGGTACAAGAAGAAGGATGTGTTTGTTTTGAAGTATATCAAAGTGATGAAGATACAGCTGAGTTTTTGGTTTATACTGAATTTAAAGATAAAGAAGCGCTAAGCGCACATGAAGAAAGTTTTCATATCAATATGTTTAATACTAAATCACAAGAATTAGTAGCAAAAAAAGAAGTTTTACCAACACTTTAAAAGATTTCTTTTAAAAGTTGGTTTTTCCAAAAACAATATCATTGTTTTTTACAAATCTCTCACATCTCAAACCCTGAAGTTTTTTACACACCTTTTGCCATTCTTTTGAATGTCCTGCTTTCTTTTTTGAAAAAAGTTTTAATTTAAAAATCATAGCATGAGCATATTCATGAGGTAAAACATCATCAATCATATAATCTAAACTTTCTTGAAATCTTTTTTTATTTAAATAAATTTTTATTTCTCCCTTGGAATAGGATGTCAATCCAAAAAGATTAGAAGGCAATTCATTGGAGATAATAATAGGAAAAGCAACGTGTATTTTATAATGTTTGTAAACAAGGTTTTTTAATGCTTGTTCTTTGTTTTTGATTTGATTAATAATACTTGTTTTTAGTTCTTGATTGGAGAATTGATAATTGTTATACCATGAATAGATTAAAAAACAAATACTAACAAAAATGATAATTTGAAAGTATCTTTTTAATCTATGAATAAACATTTAAGCGAAAGTTTTCATTAATACATCTTTATGATGATTGAGTTCTTTCATTAAAGTATCGTCATGAGAATTTACATCTGGATGATATTTTTTTGCTAATTCTTTGTATTTCTTTTTTATTTCATCTTTACTGGGATCGTTTGCAAAACCAAAAAAATCTTTTGCTTTTTTTATTTCATCATGCATAGGGGCTTGTGTAAAATTAGTATTAAAGTTATTGAAGTTTGCTCCATTGGCATTAAAATCGCCTTGTTTAAACTGAAATTTATAACCTTGAGACATTTTTTTTAATTTTTTAAATACAAAAAAATAAAATAATGTTGAAATGAGTAGTATTACGCCAATAAAAGCCATAAAATTTGTAAATATTAAATACAATAAAAATAAAGTAATACCTGTTTTAAGTAGTCTATTTAATGTA
The Campylobacteraceae bacterium genome window above contains:
- a CDS encoding nucleotidyl transferase AbiEii/AbiGii toxin family protein, encoding MELTNIEKDHYLFMTSIVKSLADTPYVLKGGTALMFGYDLDRFSEDLDFDSIKKLNLETKIRESLPHGFEIIAITKPKDTDTVQRYKVHYKTLNGNRRLKIETSYRTKEIDINDYTLIKEMQIYNIDFLLDNKLLASHDGLSPRTTARDLYDIDFIVKNFSDVINDSFIRRLNEFTLDNSALLERFEDAYNEDLLVNSKVELDDLIIRLSKNIKQL
- a CDS encoding DnaJ domain-containing protein, with product MAFIGVILLISTLFYFFVFKKLKKMSQGYKFQFKQGDFNANGANFNNFNTNFTQAPMHDEIKKAKDFFGFANDPSKDEIKKKYKELAKKYHPDVNSHDDTLMKELNHHKDVLMKTFA
- a CDS encoding SprT-like domain-containing protein, coding for MFIHRLKRYFQIIIFVSICFLIYSWYNNYQFSNQELKTSIINQIKNKEQALKNLVYKHYKIHVAFPIIISNELPSNLFGLTSYSKGEIKIYLNKKRFQESLDYMIDDVLPHEYAHAMIFKLKLFSKKKAGHSKEWQKVCKKLQGLRCERFVKNNDIVFGKTNF
- a CDS encoding antibiotic biosynthesis monooxygenase, translated to MNIIIQEIYKANKEKEKDLQILLTKLLFSSVQEEGCVCFEVYQSDEDTAEFLVYTEFKDKEALSAHEESFHINMFNTKSQELVAKKEVLPTL